The Triticum aestivum cultivar Chinese Spring chromosome 7B, IWGSC CS RefSeq v2.1, whole genome shotgun sequence genome window below encodes:
- the LOC123162816 gene encoding germin-like protein 8-11 — protein sequence MASSSSFLLVALLALASWQAMASDPSPLQDFCVADNSSHVLVNGFVCKDPKEVTAEDFFLAAKLDMPRDTKMSKVGSIVTLLNVMRIPSLNTLGISLARIDYAPLGENPPHTHPRATEILTVLEGTLYVGFVTSNPENKLFWKVLNKGDVFVFPQGLIHFQFNPNPYKPAVAIAGLSSQNPGAITIANAVFGSKPPISDDVLAKAFQVEKKTVDWLQAQFWADNHN from the exons ATGGCCTCCTCTTCCAGCTTCCTTCTGGTTGCACTCCTCGCGTTGGCCTCATGGCAGGCAATGGCTTCTGATCCAAGCCCTCTCCAGGACTTCTGTGTGGCTGACAATAGCTCACATG TACTTGTTAATGGGTTTGTCTGCAAAGACCCAAAGGAGGTGACTGCGGAGGACTTCTTCTTAGCGGCCAAACTTGACATGCCTAGGGACACAAAGATGAGCAAGGTGGGATCCATTGTCACACTGCTCAATGTCATGAGGATCCCTAGTCTCAACACACTGGGTATCTCCTTAGCACGCATTGACTATGCACCTTTGGGGGAGAACCCACCACACACTCATCCTCGTGCCACTGAGATCCTCACCGTGCTTGAAGGGACACTCTATGTTGGCTTTGTCACATCTAACCCAGAGAACAAGCTCTTTTGGAAGGTCCTCAACAAGGGTGATGTGTTTGTTTTCCCACAAGGACTCATTCACTTCCAGTTCAACCCCAACCCCTACAAGCCAGCAGTTGCAATCGCTGGACTTAGCAGCCAAAACCCAGGGGCCATAACCATTGCGAATGCTGTGTTTGGTTCGAAGCCGCCAATCTCAGACGATGTTTTGGCTAAGGCCTTTCAGGTGGAGAAGAAGACTGTGGACTGGCTCCAGGCTCAATTCTGGGCTGACAACCACAATTAA